The following is a genomic window from Alkaliphilus sp. B6464.
TAGTCAATAAAAATGCGAAAGGAGAGCTCTATGCCCAAAATAGTAAGCGAAAATGAAAAACAGAGAATCAAAGGGTTAATGTTTGAGAAAGGTGTAGACTTAATCAGACAAAAGGGTATAAAAAAGGTCACTGTCGAGGACATTACGAAAGCAGCAGGTATCGGTAAAGGCTCATTCTATTTGTACTATGATTCCAAAGAAGAACTGCTTTATGATATTGTAAAACGTTGTGAAACCAATATGTTTAACCGCATTGAGGCATTGAAAGGCGAGAATATTGACAAGAGGGAAAAAGCAATAAAAGCGGCGAAAGAAATATATCTGGCACCCGATAGTATCATTTTGTATGTTTCGCCAACTGATCTCGAAAACCTTTTACATAGACTGCCGAGTGAAATATATGAAAAGGAAAATGAAAAGGCAAAAGACTACTTCAAACGAACATCTGAAATTTTTGAAATAGATGAAACAGTTTGCGATGTCAATGTACTATCACAGCTTATGGATGCCCTTAGTTTCGTCGCTTCCAACAGTAATAGTTTCTATTCTGAAGGTAGGCAGAAGGCTTTAGATATTCTTGTGACTGCTATAGCCGAATATATCGCAGGAGAAGACAGCTAATGAAAGTTGTCTTTATCATAACGGGCGCTTTTATTTTCCTATTTGTTTTTGGGCTGATCTGCTTGCTGATCACAAAAAGAAAGAGAAAGAAAAAATCCAGAGTATCTATAAAACAGCCTTCAGGTATAGACTTTGGGGAGTATGTAACAATTGGAAATATCCAGCAATATTTGTATCATCGCAGTGAGAACATACATAATCCAGTAATGTTATTTTTACATGGTGGCCCTGGCTCTCCCATGCTGCCATTTGCGCAAGACTTTCAATTACCGTGGGAAAAATACGTTACAGTAGTGCATTGGGAACAAAGGAACAGTGGTAAAACTTTTTATCAAAATATTTCAAAAGAAGTTACACCAACCACGACAATAAAACAACTCATATCAGACACACATGAAATTGTTTTATATTTAAAAGAGAAATATGGAAAAGAAAAAATTTGGATTATGGGTCATTCCTGGGGAAGTGTTTTAGGCAGTCTATTTGTTCACCAATATCCCCAATTGGTATCAGGTTATATCGGAGTTGGGCAAGTTGTCAATATGCTTGAAAATGAACGGATAGGGTTTGAGAAAGCACTGGAAAATGCCATATCTGCCGAATGTAAAAAAGATATTCAAGCATTGGAATCACTGGAGCCATACCCTACCAAAGTGTTCAATCA
Proteins encoded in this region:
- a CDS encoding TetR/AcrR family transcriptional regulator; this translates as MPKIVSENEKQRIKGLMFEKGVDLIRQKGIKKVTVEDITKAAGIGKGSFYLYYDSKEELLYDIVKRCETNMFNRIEALKGENIDKREKAIKAAKEIYLAPDSIILYVSPTDLENLLHRLPSEIYEKENEKAKDYFKRTSEIFEIDETVCDVNVLSQLMDALSFVASNSNSFYSEGRQKALDILVTAIAEYIAGEDS
- a CDS encoding alpha/beta fold hydrolase; this encodes MKVVFIITGAFIFLFVFGLICLLITKRKRKKKSRVSIKQPSGIDFGEYVTIGNIQQYLYHRSENIHNPVMLFLHGGPGSPMLPFAQDFQLPWEKYVTVVHWEQRNSGKTFYQNISKEVTPTTTIKQLISDTHEIVLYLKEKYGKEKIWIMGHSWGSVLGSLFVHQYPQLVSGYIGVGQVVNMLENERIGFEKALENAISAECKKDIQALESLEPYPTKVFNQDMKNKLSTLRKIQGKYGLAASPTAKLIISAATSPFYSLKDLRYLIFADIDGISHGQSLIFQELFGTLNLNTVTTYQVPIFYIHGTEDWQTPYPIVAEYYHTITAPKKGFYSISGAGHATMLDKPIEFCNALLSILGRSDDDVH